The window TAGCCACGGCGCGGCGGCGATGCCCGTTGCAATCGCGAACGTGCCGAGCGCAAAGCCAAGTGGGCCGATAGCGCCGAAGGGTTGCGTGTAAGGTTTCGTCAGCGCGGCAAAGCCTTCGCCCGGCAGCTCGAACGCCATCGGCCAGGCGGCGACAAGTTGTAAGCCTTCGCTCACTTCGTTGCGCACCAGATTGCGCACCATCGGACCGTTCGCGAGCTGCGGGACAGGCAAGCTCGTGATCATCACGCTGACGGCCGTTGCCACTGAAAGAAGCGCGAGAAACAGCGCGAGTGATTGCGCAACACCGGCCCAGGTGAATGAGCGCTTGCCGCCGCCAACCGTCGTTATCGCGACGCTCAAGGCCAGCATTAAGATGATCAAATTCGGATTGGCATTGATCAGATGACCGGCGACGACTGCCCCCATACGCAGCTCCGCCGCGAGTACGAGGAGCATTGGAACGGCGACGAAGCCCGCCGCGGCAATGCGCAGCGGACGGCTATCGAAACGACGGCCGAGATAGCTCGGCACAGTGTAGGCTCCGAACTTCCTGTAGAATGGTGCAAGCGCAATCGCCATGACGACGAAGCCCGTCAAGGTGCCGAGCATGATTACGAGCGCGTCGAAGCCAGCGAAGAAGAATGCTCCTGTTCCCGCGACCACGAGCGTCGCGCCGAGTGCAGATGTGGCGAGCAGCAGACCGGTGTACGCGGCGGGGACGCGACGCCCGGCGGCGAAATAATTCAGCGTATCATTCGATGACACCGAGATGCCGATGATCGCGTAGATTGCGATCGGCACTGCGAAGAACAGCAGCCGCAGCGTCGCTTCACTGACGTCCAACTGCTCGAACGTCAGGACGAGCAGGAACAGCGCGGTGAACAGCGCCGCAAAGATGCTGAAATAGATTCCGAGACGCGGATTGACCAATCTCGCGCGCGTGCTGAAGGCCATGCGTTGTCCTTACATGTCCTCGTGAGCGCCGTGCCAATGGTCGATGGCGTTCTGCCGGTTGACGTAGCTGGCAACGGTAATGACGGCTATGACGAAGAAGCCGTGCGCGGCAAGGAAGTAACCTAGTGGGAAGCCAAGAAAGCGGTTTCGATTCAATTGTTCGGCGTAAAGCGGAAGCACCACGACCATTGCCAGAAACGGGATGAGGCTTGCAAGCACCTGCCACTTGGTATGACGCCAATAGGGCTTGCGTTCTTTCCGTTCGATCATCGTCCCTCCCCTGCTTCCCCGCGCCTAAGCGCCCCCGCCGGACTATGCGCGGCGCGGCCCCGTTTTGTCCAACGTCGAGCCCATTTAATAGGCCTATGGCACGGCGTTGTCCGAATTACGTTTTTCCCTTACGATTGTGGCGTCTGTGGTGATTTTTCCAGACCGTTTTTCAGGGCGTTCGCATAACGAATCAGCTCATCAACGTAACATTGCGGTATCGGGGAAAGCCCGGTTTGGCTCAGACGGCAGACCGGAACGGTGGAACCAACTTCGAAGGGATCATTGGGATGAAAATAGTCGACGAATTCAGAGAATTCGCGATGCGCGGCAGCGTTATCGATCTTGCGGTCGGCGTCATTATGGGCGCGGCCTTCGCGCCGATCGTCTCGTCACTCGTCGATAACATCGTGATGCCGCCGATCGGCTATCTGTTGGCTGGCGTCGATTTCTCGAACTTGGCGGTATCTATCCCGACGCCAACGGATCCGGTTCTCATCAAGTATGGTGTGTTTCTCAACGCCCTCATCAAGTTCCTGATCACCGCGGTTGCGATCTTCCTGCTCGTGAAGACCGTCAATCGATTGCAGCGGCCGAAGGTTGCAGCAACCCCGCCGCCGCCCTCGCCGACTGAAGTCTATCTCAAGGAAATTCGCGATCTGCTGGCGAGCAAGCAGCTCTAAGCCGCGTTCGAACTTATGACGGCCTGGGCGGGTTCTTCGAATCGCGCCCGGCCGTTATTTTCCGACCATAACCTGATATCCGACCCAACCGGTGACGCTGAGGCTGATCGGCGACTTCGACTTGCCGTCAACTTCTGCGCGGGACGCTTCAAGGTCTTCGACTCGCTTAGCCGCATCGTAGGTCGAGGTCTGCGGCGGAAGAGAGGTATCGAGCGTCTTCCCGCTGGGGGGCGGGCTCAAAGTGGGATCGATGTCGCCCGCGAAGACCGAGCCAGCCGGCATGCCCGCGACCAAAACGGCAAGCGCCGCAAGTAGCGAGAAAAGCTTCTGGTTCTTCATTGAAACGTCCCCCGAGGCGTAGGCAGCGTCGGCGCAGTTCGATTCACGAACCGGCACGAAGCGATTATAGCAGCACAAGCTGGCTGGCGGAAATGCTCTCGCCAAGCCGAAGCGCCTCGAATGCCCCTTTCGCCAGTCACCTGACGCGGCTTCTGCCCCCTTTGCACGCGCTGACAAACATGGCAGAACGCCAACGCATAGCCGATGCGGGCGTAGTTCAATGGTAGAACGGCAGCTTCCCAAGCTGCATACGAGGGTTCGATTCCCTTCGCCCGCTCCAATATTTTCCTTTCCCAATAGTCCGTTCATCACGCTCGCTCGCGATCCAGAACCGCGTTCACGAAGCGCGTCGCGAATCATTGTGTTTGACGCCCTACCTACTGGTAGGTACACTCGGCCCCATGGCACAAACCGAAACGAAGTCTGCGCTGCTTGCTGAAGCCGAGATTTTGATCCGGACGAAGGGCTACGCCGCGTTCAGCTATGCCGATCTCTCGGATCGCATTGGCATCCGGAAGGCCAGTATCCATCATCATTTCCCGACCAAGGAACTTCTTGGTGTTGTGCTGGTCGATACGTATCTTGAGCGCTTCACGGCGGAACTCGACGCGCTGGCTACGAAGCGCACAGACACCAAGAGCAAGCTTCTGAGCTACGGCGATTTCTTCGCTGTGAGCCTTCGTGATGGTTTGATGCCACTTTGCGGTGCGCTCGCCGCGGACGTCGCCTATCTGCCGACGTCCATGCAGAAGCGCGTGAAAACCTTTTTCGAGATACATGCGGATTGGCTTGAAGCGATTTTGCGCGACGGCGTCGCGCGGAACGACGTGCGCTTGAGCTCTTCCCCGCGTAAGTGCGCGCTGCTTTTGCTGAGCACACTGCAGGGCGCATGCGTCGTTGCGTGGGCTCTGAAAGATCCAACAATCATCAAGCCCGCTTTCCGGCAGGCGGTGGAGAATATGACGAAGTGAATTCTTTGTCTCGCAAACCTACCAACTAGAAGGCAGGCACCTCTTTCGGATGCGACCTGTCCGGAAACTTCAACCCACTTAAAACAACGAAAAATGGAGGATATCCAAATGTCGATGATGAACTGGGGCAACTATCGCAATGATCTCATGGCTCGCGTCGGAGAGCTTGGAAAGCTTTCGCCGGACTCGGTCGGAGGATATCTGATGGCAAGCGGCGCGGGTGCAAAGACTGCACATCTCGATGAGAAAACCCGCCAGTTGATTTCACTTGCCGTTGCCGTGACGACGCGCTGCGACGGTTGCATTTCGGTGCACTCGCAGAAGGCGGTTGAGAATGGAGCAACGCGAGAAGAAATTGCGGAAGCTCTGGGTGTCGCGATTGCGATGAACACCGGCGCCGCTCTCGTTTATTCGGCGCGGGCGCTGGATGCCGTCGGCGAGGCTTCACAAGGCAAAGCTGCGGCTGAATAATTAAAGCAACTCCCCCCAACAATGCTGGCACGACGCTGACTACGGCGTCGTGCCATTTATTTCCGGATGCGGCACTGGGTTGTGCGGTCCGGCCATTCCATCCGGTCCCGAACCTTTGGCAGTCGCGTC is drawn from Hyphomicrobium methylovorum and contains these coding sequences:
- a CDS encoding DUF4212 domain-containing protein, whose translation is MIERKERKPYWRHTKWQVLASLIPFLAMVVVLPLYAEQLNRNRFLGFPLGYFLAAHGFFVIAVITVASYVNRQNAIDHWHGAHEDM
- a CDS encoding solute symporter family protein → MAFSTRARLVNPRLGIYFSIFAALFTALFLLVLTFEQLDVSEATLRLLFFAVPIAIYAIIGISVSSNDTLNYFAAGRRVPAAYTGLLLATSALGATLVVAGTGAFFFAGFDALVIMLGTLTGFVVMAIALAPFYRKFGAYTVPSYLGRRFDSRPLRIAAAGFVAVPMLLVLAAELRMGAVVAGHLINANPNLIILMLALSVAITTVGGGKRSFTWAGVAQSLALFLALLSVATAVSVMITSLPVPQLANGPMVRNLVRNEVSEGLQLVAAWPMAFELPGEGFAALTKPYTQPFGAIGPLGFALGTFAIATGIAAAPWLLPRVAACPSVYEARKALGWTTVFAGLALLTISSVAVFMRDFALETVMSDRLGPLPKWLFDAAASHFVTFDQTASRIGFSALQFDRDAVLFVLPGATGLPHAFTFLLLAGALAGALVTAGATIASLSAVLGEDVVQGMSWEPAAPHARVWMSRIFVGVVALCGAALTIVAPTDPLRLVLWALSITGASMFPVLILSVWWKRLTANGALAGVIAGFVAAALAILLSESGAIGVATPITGILGLPVSLAAAIGLSILRPEMSRHLLEIVRDIRVPGGEIIYDREMKRLQVRQHGRTPPT
- a CDS encoding carboxymuconolactone decarboxylase family protein, with translation MMNWGNYRNDLMARVGELGKLSPDSVGGYLMASGAGAKTAHLDEKTRQLISLAVAVTTRCDGCISVHSQKAVENGATREEIAEALGVAIAMNTGAALVYSARALDAVGEASQGKAAAE
- a CDS encoding TetR/AcrR family transcriptional regulator codes for the protein MAQTETKSALLAEAEILIRTKGYAAFSYADLSDRIGIRKASIHHHFPTKELLGVVLVDTYLERFTAELDALATKRTDTKSKLLSYGDFFAVSLRDGLMPLCGALAADVAYLPTSMQKRVKTFFEIHADWLEAILRDGVARNDVRLSSSPRKCALLLLSTLQGACVVAWALKDPTIIKPAFRQAVENMTK
- the mscL gene encoding large-conductance mechanosensitive channel protein MscL encodes the protein MKIVDEFREFAMRGSVIDLAVGVIMGAAFAPIVSSLVDNIVMPPIGYLLAGVDFSNLAVSIPTPTDPVLIKYGVFLNALIKFLITAVAIFLLVKTVNRLQRPKVAATPPPPSPTEVYLKEIRDLLASKQL